In Saccharothrix violaceirubra, the following are encoded in one genomic region:
- a CDS encoding serpin family protein — MLTFALKLHDALAPDRTADVCWSPFSVASALGTTAQAARGRTADELTALLGDTTPVRETRISGDDVTFAVANTLWAWDALPVNESFLTDLSAWPGAAVRSAPFAEDVEAARKLINADVADTTRGLIPELLDRGAVKSDTVAALVNALYLKTAWTEEFPEHDTEDRPFRDVGDVPTMRREAKSGYAHAAGWQAVTIPAHGGVEAVVLLPDDDLGGLSGVPTVLGALQRRNVELFLPRLRAKSSALLSEPLRDLGVRTLFTKDADLTGLSPDPRLYVDEVVHEAVLRLDEQGLEGAAATAVMMRAVSLELPEEPVTVRVDRPYLLLVRHQHTGAVLFVAQVAHP; from the coding sequence ATGCTGACGTTCGCCCTCAAGCTGCACGACGCCCTCGCACCCGATCGCACCGCCGACGTCTGCTGGTCGCCGTTCTCGGTGGCGAGCGCGTTGGGGACGACCGCGCAGGCCGCGCGCGGCCGGACCGCCGACGAGCTCACGGCGTTGCTCGGGGACACCACCCCGGTCCGGGAGACCCGGATCTCAGGCGACGACGTCACGTTCGCCGTCGCCAACACGCTGTGGGCGTGGGACGCGTTGCCGGTCAACGAGTCTTTCCTGACCGATCTGTCCGCTTGGCCGGGTGCCGCGGTCCGGTCGGCGCCGTTCGCCGAGGACGTCGAGGCCGCGCGCAAGCTCATCAACGCCGACGTCGCCGACACCACCCGCGGCCTGATCCCCGAGCTGCTCGACCGCGGCGCGGTCAAGTCCGATACGGTCGCCGCCCTGGTCAACGCCCTGTACCTGAAGACCGCGTGGACCGAGGAGTTCCCGGAGCACGACACCGAGGACCGGCCGTTCCGGGACGTGGGCGACGTGCCGACCATGCGCCGCGAAGCCAAGTCCGGCTACGCGCACGCGGCCGGCTGGCAGGCCGTGACGATCCCCGCGCACGGCGGCGTCGAGGCGGTCGTGCTGCTGCCCGACGACGACCTCGGCGGGCTCTCGGGCGTGCCGACCGTGCTGGGAGCGTTGCAGCGGCGCAACGTCGAGCTGTTCCTGCCCCGACTCCGGGCGAAGTCCTCCGCGCTGCTGTCGGAGCCGTTGCGCGACCTGGGCGTCCGGACGCTGTTCACCAAGGACGCGGACCTCACCGGGTTGAGCCCGGACCCGCGCCTTTACGTGGACGAGGTCGTGCACGAAGCCGTGCTGCGCCTGGACGAACAGGGTCTGGAGGGCGCGGCGGCGACGGCGGTGATGATGCGCGCGGTGTCGCTGGAGCTGCCCGAGGAACCGGTGACGGTCCGGGTCGACCGGCCGTACCTGCTGCTGGTCCGCCACCAGCACACGGGGGCCGTGCTGTTCGTGGCCCAGGTGGCGCACCCGTAG
- a CDS encoding DUF397 domain-containing protein yields the protein MATWRKSSYSGSGGTGGGNCVEVAHDGRRLRVRDSKNPEAGTLTVSRAWLESLKTD from the coding sequence ATGGCCACCTGGCGCAAGAGCAGCTACTCGGGAAGCGGCGGAACCGGCGGCGGCAACTGCGTCGAAGTCGCGCACGACGGCAGGCGGTTGCGCGTACGCGACAGCAAGAACCCCGAAGCGGGCACCCTCACCGTCAGCCGCGCCTGGCTTGAGTCGCTCAAGACCGACTGA
- a CDS encoding YdcF family protein: protein MWFHRSVPPASFPARVRRLVQRVVLGGLLIGFLVVGGTAFRVWQVAREDDRTHADMAVVLGAAQYNGVPSRALEARLEHARRLYDQGVVSYIATTGGRQPGDEYTEGEAGRIWLVEHGVPEDRVVEVGFGTDTLGSIRALADAARARDLKTAVIVSDPWHSLRARTMAEDQGLEAWTSPTRSGPNVQTRETQLYYIRRETFGLLYYHLMKAPVDVFDGITQG, encoded by the coding sequence ATGTGGTTTCATCGAAGCGTGCCCCCCGCATCCTTCCCGGCCCGGGTCCGCAGGCTCGTCCAGCGCGTCGTCCTCGGCGGACTGCTGATCGGGTTCCTCGTGGTCGGCGGCACCGCGTTCCGCGTCTGGCAGGTCGCCCGCGAGGACGACCGCACGCACGCGGACATGGCCGTGGTCCTCGGCGCCGCGCAGTACAACGGCGTTCCGTCACGCGCGCTCGAAGCCCGCCTGGAGCACGCGCGCCGCCTGTACGACCAGGGGGTCGTCTCCTACATCGCGACCACCGGCGGCCGGCAACCCGGCGACGAGTACACCGAGGGCGAGGCCGGGCGGATCTGGCTGGTCGAGCACGGCGTCCCCGAGGACCGCGTCGTCGAGGTCGGCTTCGGCACGGACACGCTGGGCAGCATCCGCGCACTGGCCGACGCCGCCCGCGCCCGCGACCTGAAGACGGCCGTGATCGTCTCGGACCCGTGGCACTCGTTGCGTGCCCGCACCATGGCCGAGGACCAGGGCCTGGAGGCGTGGACGTCGCCGACCCGCTCGGGACCCAACGTGCAGACCCGCGAGACCCAGCTCTACTACATCCGGCGCGAGACGTTCGGCCTGCTCTACTACCACCTGATGAAGGCACCGGTCGACGTGTTCGACGGCATCACGCAGGGCTGA
- a CDS encoding helix-turn-helix domain-containing protein, which yields MTQEGAVNATVRRWQLTETLRQLREAAGMTIEQVVERLRDGQGKWSRSKLGRIETREQGVKRHEVEELLDLYGVYDPTIRPWLLGLVSTVNERGYWLALRKDLPSDFHEFLGVEAALVRLREFETMVVPGLLQVPEYTRALIYGANPGLERDLAEGRVQARMARQQVLNRTVPLRLHVILDEAILERPVGSAAVMRDQLQRLIDTGAENHVTVQILQKSAGASPALDGPFSLLTLPAPIPDFGYAEGQGGAVYIEDVDHVRECAQRWGILTGKALSAVDSLDVLREAVNTYDEQT from the coding sequence ATGACTCAGGAAGGTGCCGTCAACGCCACCGTGCGGCGGTGGCAACTCACGGAAACGCTCCGCCAACTGCGGGAAGCGGCCGGTATGACGATCGAGCAGGTGGTCGAAAGGCTACGCGACGGACAGGGAAAGTGGTCGCGGTCCAAGCTCGGTCGGATCGAGACACGCGAACAGGGCGTGAAACGACACGAGGTCGAGGAGTTGTTGGACCTTTACGGAGTCTACGACCCCACGATCCGCCCGTGGTTGCTGGGATTGGTTTCGACGGTCAATGAACGCGGGTACTGGCTGGCGTTGCGCAAGGACCTGCCATCGGACTTCCACGAGTTCCTCGGAGTCGAGGCCGCGCTGGTCCGACTCCGCGAGTTCGAGACCATGGTGGTGCCGGGACTGCTTCAGGTGCCCGAGTACACCCGGGCGCTGATCTACGGTGCGAATCCGGGGCTGGAGCGAGATCTCGCGGAGGGGCGCGTCCAAGCACGCATGGCCCGGCAACAGGTCTTGAACCGGACAGTGCCGTTGCGGCTGCACGTCATCCTCGACGAGGCCATCCTCGAACGGCCGGTCGGTTCGGCGGCGGTGATGCGAGACCAGTTGCAGCGTCTGATCGACACCGGCGCCGAGAACCACGTCACGGTCCAGATCTTGCAGAAGAGCGCCGGAGCCTCGCCTGCGCTCGACGGACCGTTCTCGCTGCTGACGCTGCCCGCGCCCATCCCGGACTTCGGCTATGCGGAAGGGCAGGGAGGTGCGGTGTACATCGAAGACGTCGACCACGTCAGGGAATGCGCCCAGCGGTGGGGAATCCTCACCGGGAAGGCGCTCTCGGCCGTCGACTCGCTGGACGTGCTCAGGGAGGCCGTGAACACTTACGACGAGCAAACCTGA
- a CDS encoding deoxyguanosinetriphosphate triphosphohydrolase, producing the protein MNAGYTAHDAERRTEERPKAALLPDAVEELRTPFARDRARVLHSAALRRLAGKTQVVGPGEGSEVTGVPRTRLTHSLEVAQIGRGIGGTLGCDPDIVDTAGLAHDIGHPPFGHNGERALNAVAADCGGFEGNAQTLRILTRLEPKTRTGLNLTRACLDAATKYPWARRPGTVKFGVYQDDLDVFGWLREGAPEGRRCLEAQVMDWADDVAYSVHDVEDGVLAHRITLAALGDVTERRAIADLAARHFSPEPVAALEEVAADLLRLPVIANLAEYDGSLLAQVNLKRLTSELVGRFASAAVGATRREHGDGPLRRYAADLVVPPRVAAEVALLKAVAVRYVMSDPVHLERQARQRELIGELAETLGKGAPDTLDPALRPAFESASSDADRLRVVVDQIASLTDAQAQAWHRTLVRGNGHTRA; encoded by the coding sequence ATGAACGCCGGCTACACCGCGCACGACGCCGAACGCCGGACCGAGGAGAGACCGAAAGCCGCGCTGCTGCCCGACGCGGTAGAGGAACTCCGGACGCCGTTCGCGCGCGACCGCGCCCGCGTGCTGCACAGCGCCGCGCTGCGCCGGCTCGCGGGCAAGACCCAGGTCGTCGGTCCGGGCGAGGGCTCGGAGGTCACGGGCGTGCCGCGCACCCGGCTGACCCACTCGCTGGAGGTCGCCCAGATCGGCCGGGGCATCGGCGGGACGTTGGGCTGCGACCCGGACATCGTGGACACCGCCGGGCTGGCGCACGACATCGGCCACCCGCCGTTCGGCCACAACGGGGAACGCGCGTTGAACGCGGTGGCCGCCGACTGCGGCGGTTTCGAGGGCAACGCCCAGACGTTGCGCATCCTGACCCGCCTGGAACCCAAGACCCGCACCGGGCTCAACCTCACGCGGGCCTGCCTGGACGCGGCGACGAAGTACCCGTGGGCCCGGCGTCCGGGCACCGTGAAGTTCGGCGTCTACCAGGACGACCTCGACGTGTTCGGCTGGCTGCGCGAGGGTGCGCCGGAAGGCCGCCGCTGCCTGGAGGCCCAGGTGATGGACTGGGCCGACGACGTCGCGTACTCCGTGCACGACGTGGAGGACGGCGTCCTCGCGCACCGGATCACCCTGGCCGCGCTGGGCGACGTGACCGAACGCCGGGCCATCGCGGACCTCGCCGCCCGGCACTTCTCGCCCGAACCGGTCGCCGCGCTGGAGGAGGTGGCCGCCGACCTGCTGCGGCTGCCCGTGATCGCGAACCTGGCCGAGTACGACGGCTCGTTGCTCGCCCAGGTCAACCTCAAGCGGCTGACCAGCGAACTCGTCGGCCGGTTCGCGTCGGCGGCGGTCGGCGCGACGCGACGCGAGCACGGCGACGGACCGTTGCGCCGCTACGCCGCCGACCTGGTCGTGCCGCCGCGCGTGGCCGCCGAGGTGGCGCTGCTCAAGGCCGTCGCCGTCCGGTACGTGATGAGCGATCCGGTGCACCTCGAACGCCAGGCACGCCAACGGGAGCTGATCGGGGAACTCGCCGAGACGTTGGGCAAGGGCGCGCCCGACACGCTCGACCCGGCGTTGCGTCCGGCGTTCGAGAGCGCGTCGTCGGACGCCGACCGGCTGCGGGTGGTCGTGGACCAGATCGCGTCGCTGACCGACGCCCAGGCGCAGGCGTGGCATCGGACCCTCGTGCGCGGGAACGGGCACACTCGGGCGTAA
- the sigJ gene encoding RNA polymerase sigma factor SigJ — protein MTTADPDLAAAFDEHRSHLVGVAYRLTGSVADAEDAVQEAWLRLANRTGEPLVEPRAWLTTVVGRICLDRLRSAAVRRESYVGSWLPEPVVTTLDPRADPAEAAVLDEGVRLAALVVLDRLGPEQRVAFVLHDAFGVPFDEIAAVLGCAVATARQHASRGRRAAADAAPPSRVALTEQRELIERFVAALGSGDVDAVVALLHPDAVVVGDGGGRARTALHPVVGADKVARFLLGLIRKYGGLSDAVPVLVNGDLGFRFAEREDLAARVGTFTFRDGKVSGLFDISNPDKLRHVTF, from the coding sequence GTGACGACCGCCGATCCCGACCTCGCCGCCGCTTTCGACGAGCACCGGTCGCACCTGGTCGGGGTCGCCTACCGGCTGACCGGCAGCGTCGCCGACGCCGAGGACGCGGTCCAGGAGGCGTGGCTGCGGCTGGCGAACCGGACCGGCGAGCCGCTCGTGGAACCGCGGGCGTGGCTGACCACGGTGGTGGGCCGGATCTGCCTGGACCGGCTGCGGTCGGCGGCCGTGCGGCGGGAGAGCTACGTCGGCAGTTGGCTGCCGGAGCCGGTCGTGACGACGCTGGACCCGCGCGCGGACCCGGCCGAGGCCGCGGTGCTCGACGAGGGCGTGCGGCTGGCGGCGCTGGTCGTGCTCGACCGGCTCGGCCCGGAGCAGCGGGTGGCGTTCGTGCTGCACGACGCGTTCGGCGTGCCGTTCGACGAGATCGCGGCGGTGCTGGGCTGCGCGGTGGCCACGGCCCGCCAGCACGCGTCCCGCGGCCGGCGTGCGGCGGCGGACGCGGCACCGCCGTCCCGGGTCGCCCTGACCGAGCAGCGGGAGTTGATCGAGCGGTTCGTGGCGGCGCTGGGCAGCGGCGACGTGGACGCGGTCGTGGCGCTGCTGCACCCCGACGCCGTGGTGGTCGGCGACGGCGGTGGGCGGGCGCGCACGGCGCTGCACCCGGTCGTCGGCGCGGACAAGGTGGCCCGCTTCCTGCTCGGCCTGATCCGCAAGTACGGCGGCCTGTCCGACGCGGTCCCGGTTCTGGTGAACGGCGACCTCGGGTTCCGGTTCGCGGAGCGGGAGGACCTGGCCGCACGGGTCGGGACTTTCACTTTCCGTGACGGGAAAGTCTCGGGTCTGTTCGACATCTCCAACCCGGACAAGCTGCGCCACGTGACGTTCTGA
- a CDS encoding Type 1 glutamine amidotransferase-like domain-containing protein, whose protein sequence is MPADQPTIVATSGGYIAGRRTEIEFGALVHHAVELSGARRPRVCHVGTASGDQRSWQANVDEAARVAGWDLAHLNLFPMPQVLDVAEFVLSHDVVWVGGGSVANLLAVWTVHGLGPVLRTAWERGVVLGGVSAGSICWYLGGSTDSFGPELRVVTNGLGFLPYGSGVHFDSEAARRPVVHEAVRDGVLPETHCTDDGAGLVYFGTRLVEAVSERSRGGAYVVVRDSSGNPQEESLDIRRL, encoded by the coding sequence ATGCCGGCCGACCAACCGACGATCGTCGCGACCTCAGGCGGATACATCGCCGGGCGACGCACGGAGATCGAATTCGGTGCCCTCGTGCACCACGCCGTCGAGCTGTCCGGGGCGCGCAGACCCCGGGTGTGCCACGTCGGGACGGCGTCCGGCGACCAAAGATCATGGCAAGCGAATGTGGACGAAGCCGCCCGCGTCGCCGGGTGGGACCTGGCGCACCTGAACCTGTTCCCGATGCCGCAGGTCCTGGACGTCGCGGAGTTCGTGCTGTCGCACGACGTCGTGTGGGTCGGCGGCGGGTCCGTGGCGAACCTGCTCGCGGTGTGGACGGTGCACGGGCTGGGGCCGGTGCTGCGCACGGCGTGGGAGCGGGGCGTGGTGCTCGGCGGCGTGTCGGCCGGGTCGATCTGCTGGTACCTGGGCGGTTCGACGGATTCGTTCGGGCCGGAACTGCGGGTCGTGACGAACGGGCTCGGGTTCCTGCCTTACGGCAGCGGCGTGCACTTCGACTCGGAAGCCGCGCGTCGGCCCGTGGTGCACGAGGCGGTGCGTGATGGCGTGCTGCCGGAAACACACTGCACCGACGACGGAGCCGGGCTCGTGTACTTCGGGACGCGGCTCGTCGAGGCGGTCTCGGAGCGGTCGCGCGGCGGGGCGTACGTCGTCGTCCGCGACTCTTCAGGGAACCCCCAGGAGGAATCGCTCGACATCCGGCGGTTGTGA
- a CDS encoding dioxygenase family protein, which produces MTEKHEDGTTRRSFMATGATAVAVTAAGVGIAGVAGSGQRAQGATLPLTPQCTDGDDTPPVIEGPYFRRNSPKRTNLRTTGVSGVLLSLTGFVYNIRCQPLGNVLLDFWQADQRGQYDNSTAQYRGRGHQFTNADGSYTLETIVPKDYPGRTPHIHVKVQAPNGPILTTQLYFPGDTKAYGMNVAQLNARDAYYITDTLIALGPLTSNRYAGKFDFVIKR; this is translated from the coding sequence ATGACCGAAAAGCACGAGGACGGCACCACACGTCGCTCGTTCATGGCGACCGGCGCGACCGCCGTCGCCGTGACCGCCGCGGGTGTCGGCATCGCCGGCGTGGCGGGCAGCGGACAGCGGGCCCAGGGCGCCACCCTGCCCTTGACGCCGCAGTGCACCGACGGCGACGACACGCCACCGGTGATCGAAGGCCCGTACTTCCGACGCAACTCGCCCAAGCGCACCAACCTGCGCACCACGGGTGTGAGCGGCGTGCTGCTGAGCCTCACCGGGTTCGTCTACAACATCCGGTGCCAGCCGCTGGGCAACGTCCTGCTGGACTTCTGGCAGGCCGACCAGCGCGGCCAGTACGACAACTCGACCGCGCAGTACCGCGGTCGCGGCCACCAGTTCACGAACGCCGACGGCTCGTACACGCTGGAGACGATCGTCCCCAAGGACTACCCGGGCCGGACCCCGCACATCCACGTGAAGGTCCAGGCGCCCAACGGTCCGATCCTCACCACCCAGCTGTACTTCCCCGGCGACACCAAGGCGTACGGGATGAACGTCGCGCAGCTCAACGCCCGCGACGCGTACTACATCACCGACACGCTGATCGCGCTCGGACCGCTGACGTCGAACCGGTACGCCGGCAAGTTCGACTTCGTCATCAAGCGCTGA